Proteins encoded together in one Paracoccus sp. SMMA_5_TC window:
- the dapA gene encoding 4-hydroxy-tetrahydrodipicolinate synthase, with amino-acid sequence MFKGSMPALVTPFTPDGELDLPALRKLVDWHIEQGSHGLVPVGTTGESPTLSHEEHRLVIEEVVRITAGRVPVIAGAGSNSTREGIGLVQHAQKAGADAALVVTPYYNKPTQQGLIAHYTALHDASDLPIIIYNIPGRSVIDMTPETMGELARLPRIVGVKDATGKLERVSMQRASCGPDFIQLSGEDATALGFNAHGGVGCISVTANVAPRLCAEFQQATLAGDYAKALEYQDRLMPLHVAIFLEPGVAGAKYALSRLGMCDERVRLPLVGLSDQTRGRIDEAMAHAGLI; translated from the coding sequence ATGTTCAAAGGCTCCATGCCCGCGCTGGTCACGCCATTCACCCCGGATGGGGAACTGGATCTTCCCGCGCTGCGAAAGCTTGTGGACTGGCATATCGAGCAGGGTTCTCACGGATTGGTGCCGGTGGGCACCACCGGCGAAAGCCCGACGCTGAGCCACGAAGAACACCGCCTGGTCATCGAAGAGGTCGTGCGCATCACCGCCGGCAGGGTGCCGGTGATCGCCGGTGCGGGGTCGAACTCGACCCGCGAGGGGATCGGGCTGGTCCAGCATGCGCAAAAGGCCGGAGCCGATGCGGCGCTGGTCGTCACCCCCTATTACAACAAGCCTACCCAGCAGGGGCTGATCGCGCATTACACCGCCCTGCACGATGCCAGCGACCTGCCCATCATCATCTACAACATCCCCGGACGCTCGGTCATCGACATGACGCCCGAAACCATGGGCGAACTGGCACGACTGCCGCGCATCGTCGGCGTCAAGGATGCTACCGGCAAGCTGGAGCGGGTGTCGATGCAACGCGCCAGCTGCGGCCCTGACTTCATCCAGCTGTCGGGCGAGGATGCCACCGCGCTGGGCTTCAACGCCCATGGCGGGGTCGGCTGCATTTCGGTCACCGCCAATGTGGCCCCGCGGCTATGCGCCGAGTTCCAGCAGGCGACGCTGGCCGGGGATTACGCCAAGGCGCTGGAATACCAGGACCGGCTGATGCCGCTGCATGTGGCCATTTTCCTTGAACCCGGTGTCGCCGGGGCAAAATACGCCCTGTCGCGTCTGGGCATGTGCGACGAACGCGTGCGCCTGCCGCTTGTCGGGCTGTCGGACCAGACCCGCGGGCGGATCGACGAAGCCATGGCGCATGCCGGCCTGATCTAG
- a CDS encoding Na+/H+ antiporter subunit G codes for MIAEIVVSALLVIGGIFGLVGSYGLVKLPDPMTRLHAPTKAATLGVGTTLIASMIWFPTHLGRITWHELLITLFLFITAPVTGYFIAKAHMHLGWKRRELPPPPHGRVWTVFDDPEKPDLPR; via the coding sequence ATGATCGCCGAGATCGTTGTTTCCGCGCTGCTGGTCATCGGCGGGATATTCGGGCTGGTCGGATCCTATGGCCTGGTCAAGCTGCCCGATCCGATGACGCGCCTGCACGCCCCGACCAAGGCGGCGACGCTGGGGGTAGGCACGACGCTGATCGCCTCGATGATCTGGTTTCCGACCCACCTGGGCCGAATCACCTGGCATGAGCTGCTGATCACGCTGTTTCTGTTCATCACCGCGCCGGTGACCGGTTATTTCATCGCCAAGGCGCATATGCACCTGGGATGGAAGCGGCGCGAACTGCCGCCGCCGCCCCATGGCCGGGTCTGGACCGTGTTCGACGATCCGGAAAAGCCGGACCTGCCGCGCTAG
- a CDS encoding K+/H+ antiporter subunit F — MIELALSFAYGCFGLAQLFCLYRVVVAPGLSDRVLALDTMAINMIALLTIFGIDRGTAIYFEASLLFAMMGFVSTVAYAKFVLRGDIIE; from the coding sequence ATGATCGAGCTTGCCCTGAGCTTTGCCTACGGTTGTTTCGGGCTGGCGCAGCTTTTCTGCCTGTATCGGGTGGTGGTGGCGCCGGGTCTGTCGGACCGGGTTCTGGCGCTGGATACGATGGCGATCAACATGATCGCTCTGCTGACCATCTTTGGCATCGATCGCGGCACCGCAATCTATTTCGAGGCCTCGCTGCTGTTTGCGATGATGGGATTCGTGTCGACCGTGGCCTATGCGAAATTCGTCCTGCGCGGCGACATCATCGAATAG
- a CDS encoding Na+/H+ antiporter subunit E, with protein sequence MMRRLFPHPWLSLVLTATWLLLVNGWSVGSLIFAAMLGLVVPWLTAPYWPGARGLTRPGKVPAYVALVLWDIVRANFTVARIVLFTPRHALRPAWIVVPLDLTRPEAIVTLASTITLTPGTVSCDMSDDGRALLVHAMHAPDPDAVLHDIKTRYEARLKEIFE encoded by the coding sequence ATGATGCGCCGTCTGTTCCCCCATCCCTGGCTGTCGCTGGTGCTGACGGCGACCTGGCTGCTGCTGGTGAATGGCTGGTCGGTGGGTTCGCTGATCTTTGCCGCGATGCTGGGGCTGGTGGTGCCGTGGTTGACCGCGCCCTATTGGCCCGGCGCGCGGGGGTTGACCCGACCGGGCAAGGTGCCGGCCTATGTCGCCCTGGTGTTGTGGGACATTGTGCGGGCCAATTTCACCGTGGCGCGAATCGTTCTGTTCACGCCGCGTCATGCGCTGCGCCCGGCCTGGATCGTTGTGCCGCTGGACCTGACCCGGCCCGAGGCGATCGTCACGCTTGCGTCGACCATCACGCTGACCCCGGGCACTGTCAGCTGCGACATGTCCGACGATGGGCGCGCGCTGCTCGTCCATGCCATGCACGCCCCCGATCCGGATGCGGTGCTGCATGACATCAAGACGCGATACGAGGCCAGGTTGAAGGAGATTTTCGAATGA
- a CDS encoding monovalent cation/H+ antiporter subunit D, with translation MDHVLIAPVLLPAVMGSLIILTLREDLRGQRLLSLTGTALLLLLGGMLLAQAHGGQVHVYRLGNWAAPFGIVLMLDRLAALMVALTALLALVVLIYAIGAGWDRRGRHFHALWQFQLMGVCGAFLTGDAFNLFVFFEVLLIASYGLMIHGGGEMRLRAGVQYIAFNLAGSTLFLAALGVLYAVTGTLNMADMAQRVAEMPAQDTALLRVGAVLLMLMFAIKAALVPLHFWLPSTYANAPGPVTALFAIMTKVGVYGIIRFFTMVFPRDAVIETVVADLLLPAALFTLVIGQFGILGARHLGRMAAFAIIGSVGTLVIAVAQFTPQATAAAIYYLVHSTLAGAALFLVVDLIGQRRGDLWLRPGARLPGALAALFFVSAIAVAGMPPLSGFIGKLLVMQASLQSPAVVWIWTVILVTSLVAIYGFSRAGSLLFWKSDGPATGEPMPPLAVLAVGLLLAGLVALSLLAQPAMRFASQTAAQLHDPDSYLPAVLLQQEGTK, from the coding sequence ATGGATCACGTGCTGATCGCGCCGGTGCTGTTGCCGGCGGTGATGGGATCGTTGATCATCCTGACCCTGCGCGAGGATCTGCGCGGCCAGCGGCTGCTGTCGCTGACCGGCACCGCGCTGCTGCTGCTGCTGGGGGGGATGCTGCTGGCGCAGGCGCATGGCGGACAGGTGCATGTCTATCGCCTGGGCAACTGGGCAGCGCCTTTCGGGATCGTGCTGATGCTGGACCGGCTGGCGGCGCTGATGGTGGCGCTGACGGCGCTGCTGGCGCTGGTGGTGCTGATCTATGCAATCGGCGCTGGCTGGGACCGGCGCGGCCGGCATTTCCATGCGCTGTGGCAATTCCAGCTGATGGGTGTCTGCGGCGCCTTCCTGACCGGGGACGCCTTCAACCTGTTCGTGTTCTTCGAGGTGCTGCTGATCGCCAGCTACGGGCTGATGATCCATGGCGGCGGCGAGATGCGGCTGCGCGCCGGGGTGCAATACATCGCCTTCAACCTGGCCGGCTCGACCCTGTTCCTGGCGGCGCTGGGCGTGCTTTACGCGGTCACGGGAACGCTGAACATGGCCGACATGGCGCAGCGCGTGGCCGAGATGCCCGCCCAGGACACTGCCCTGCTGCGGGTGGGGGCGGTGCTGCTGATGCTGATGTTTGCCATCAAGGCGGCGCTGGTGCCGCTGCATTTCTGGCTGCCCTCGACCTATGCGAACGCGCCGGGACCGGTGACGGCGCTGTTTGCGATCATGACCAAGGTGGGCGTCTATGGCATCATCCGCTTCTTCACCATGGTATTTCCCCGCGACGCGGTGATCGAGACGGTGGTCGCGGACCTGTTGCTGCCGGCGGCGCTGTTCACGCTGGTCATTGGCCAGTTCGGGATTCTGGGCGCGCGGCACCTGGGGCGGATGGCGGCCTTTGCCATCATCGGTTCGGTCGGCACGCTGGTGATCGCGGTGGCCCAGTTCACGCCGCAGGCCACGGCGGCGGCGATCTATTACCTTGTCCATTCCACCCTGGCAGGCGCGGCGCTGTTCCTGGTGGTGGATCTGATCGGCCAGCGTCGCGGCGATCTGTGGCTGCGTCCGGGCGCCCGGCTGCCGGGCGCGCTGGCGGCACTGTTCTTTGTCAGCGCCATCGCCGTTGCCGGGATGCCGCCGCTGTCGGGTTTTATCGGCAAGCTGCTGGTGATGCAGGCCAGCCTGCAATCGCCTGCGGTCGTCTGGATATGGACGGTAATCCTGGTCACCTCGCTGGTGGCGATCTACGGGTTCAGCCGTGCCGGCTCGTTGCTGTTCTGGAAAAGCGACGGGCCGGCGACGGGCGAACCGATGCCGCCACTGGCGGTTCTGGCCGTGGGGCTGCTGCTGGCGGGTCTGGTGGCGCTGAGCCTGCTTGCGCAGCCGGCAATGCGCTTTGCCAGCCAGACCGCGGCGCAGCTGCATGATCCCGACAGCTACCTGCCCGCCGTCCTGCTGCAACAGGAGGGCACGAAATGA
- a CDS encoding Na+/H+ antiporter subunit C: MELLISSAIGMMTAAGIYLILRRRSFAVVLGMTMLSYAINLFLFSSGRLMVGAPPILVEGAPHSDPLPQALVLTAIVISFGMTAVLVMMALGAFLEGGDDRVDMPRADREPEDRA, translated from the coding sequence ATGGAACTGCTGATTTCCAGTGCGATCGGGATGATGACGGCTGCCGGCATCTATCTGATCCTGCGTCGGCGCAGCTTTGCGGTGGTGCTGGGCATGACCATGCTCAGCTATGCGATCAACCTGTTCCTGTTCTCTTCGGGCCGGCTGATGGTCGGGGCGCCGCCGATCCTGGTCGAGGGCGCGCCCCACAGCGACCCTTTGCCGCAGGCGCTGGTGCTGACCGCCATCGTGATCTCCTTTGGCATGACCGCGGTTCTGGTGATGATGGCCCTGGGCGCGTTCCTTGAAGGCGGCGATGACCGGGTCGACATGCCCCGCGCCGACCGCGAGCCGGAGGACCGCGCATGA
- a CDS encoding monovalent cation/H+ antiporter subunit A, with protein MSPAVIALLPFVGALLPGLFYRLGRNATALACGLASLAALIGLCLHVPAVMAGQPVMTRLEWLPSLGLNASFRIDGLGLLFGILILGIGVLIITYARFYLSERENFPRFMTYLMLFQGAMTGIVLSDNILLLLVFWELTSLSSFLLIGWWGHKAEGRQGARMALTVTGMGGLAMIAGMLLLGQVAGSFELSDILQAGPAIQASPLYLPALLLIVLGAFTKSAQFPFHFWLPHAMAAPTPVSAYLHSATMVKAGLFLLARLWPVLAGTEAWFYLVATGGLITMVLAAWIALFRDDLKSLLAFSTVSHLGLITMLLGFGTKAAAVVAMLHIVNHATFKAALFMVAGIIDHEAGTRSVARLGGLRRLMPVTFVICTLAALSMAGIPPLNGFLSKELMLEQAAETSWHGQPWLIAALATLGAMLSVGYSLRLIWQVFLGPERSDYPHRPHDPGPGLLASPVVLVALVVLIGLMPNLMAGWLVEAAAGAVTGAEVHPHFKLWHGVTLALKLSVIAVLGGAVLLALQPRLVALRRQVAWPDAKATFDAVVAAVTRAAVALTGRLTNGSMSRAFAAFVLTVLLSGLWAFSTGRYGGATRPMLPVEPVVLIGWVMLMVATACMVAFHRLRILALVLVGIIGLMVSCAFVYLSAPDLALTQISVEVVTVILLLLALNFLPKFTIVDSADSKRGLDAFIAVAAGLGFGALAYVVMRSGFAFPTISDYMLANSYKLGGGTNVVNVILVDFRGYDTFGEITVLGIAALTIFALTENLFQGRSGARLRNWSHDSRRAGERHPLMLVVPTRLVLPFLLVIGIYIFLRGHNMPGGGFIAGLVVSVALVSQYMASGYEWAEQRQRINYHALIGAGVIAAGVTGIGAWFFDRPFLTSAFGYVKLPGIEKFELASAMGFDLGVFLCVLGAVMLALNSLARIARQARGEAEVR; from the coding sequence ATGTCTCCTGCTGTGATTGCTCTTTTGCCTTTCGTCGGGGCCCTGTTGCCGGGCCTGTTTTATCGTCTGGGTCGGAATGCCACGGCGCTTGCATGCGGCCTGGCCAGTCTGGCGGCCTTGATCGGGCTTTGCCTGCATGTTCCTGCGGTCATGGCTGGCCAGCCGGTCATGACCCGTCTGGAATGGTTGCCGTCGCTGGGGCTGAACGCCAGCTTTCGCATCGACGGGCTGGGGCTGCTGTTCGGCATCCTGATCCTGGGGATCGGGGTGCTGATCATCACCTATGCCCGCTTCTACCTGTCCGAGCGCGAGAATTTTCCGCGCTTCATGACCTATCTGATGCTGTTCCAGGGCGCGATGACGGGCATCGTGCTGTCGGACAACATCCTGCTGTTGCTGGTGTTCTGGGAACTGACCTCGCTGTCGTCCTTTCTGCTGATCGGCTGGTGGGGCCACAAGGCCGAGGGGCGGCAAGGCGCGCGCATGGCGCTGACCGTGACCGGCATGGGCGGGCTGGCGATGATCGCGGGGATGCTGCTTCTGGGCCAGGTCGCCGGCAGCTTCGAGCTTTCCGATATCCTGCAGGCCGGGCCGGCGATCCAGGCCAGCCCGCTTTATCTGCCGGCGCTGCTGCTGATCGTGCTGGGCGCATTCACCAAATCGGCGCAGTTCCCGTTCCATTTCTGGTTGCCGCACGCGATGGCCGCGCCCACGCCGGTCTCGGCCTATCTGCATTCGGCGACAATGGTCAAGGCGGGGCTGTTCCTGCTGGCCCGGCTGTGGCCGGTGCTGGCCGGGACCGAGGCCTGGTTTTATCTGGTGGCCACCGGCGGGCTGATCACCATGGTGCTGGCCGCCTGGATCGCGCTGTTCCGCGACGATCTGAAATCGCTGCTGGCGTTCTCGACGGTGTCGCATCTGGGGCTGATCACGATGCTGCTGGGCTTTGGCACCAAGGCGGCGGCGGTGGTGGCGATGCTGCACATCGTCAACCATGCCACCTTCAAGGCGGCGCTGTTCATGGTCGCCGGCATCATCGACCACGAGGCCGGCACCCGTTCGGTGGCCCGTCTGGGCGGGCTGCGCCGGCTGATGCCGGTGACCTTTGTCATCTGCACGCTGGCGGCACTGTCGATGGCGGGGATTCCGCCGCTGAACGGCTTTCTGTCCAAGGAGCTGATGCTTGAACAGGCTGCTGAGACCAGCTGGCACGGCCAGCCCTGGCTGATCGCTGCGCTGGCCACGCTGGGGGCGATGCTCTCCGTGGGCTATTCGCTGCGGCTGATCTGGCAGGTGTTCTTGGGCCCCGAGCGCAGCGATTACCCGCATCGCCCGCACGATCCCGGGCCGGGGTTGCTGGCCTCGCCTGTGGTGCTGGTGGCCTTGGTGGTGCTGATCGGGCTGATGCCGAACCTGATGGCCGGCTGGCTGGTCGAGGCGGCGGCAGGCGCGGTTACCGGGGCCGAGGTGCATCCGCATTTCAAGCTGTGGCACGGTGTCACCCTGGCGCTGAAGCTGTCGGTGATCGCGGTGCTGGGTGGGGCGGTGCTGCTGGCGTTGCAGCCGCGGCTGGTGGCGCTGCGCCGGCAGGTGGCCTGGCCCGACGCCAAGGCCACCTTCGATGCCGTGGTCGCGGCGGTGACGCGCGCCGCGGTGGCCTTGACCGGGCGGCTGACCAACGGGTCGATGTCGCGCGCCTTTGCCGCCTTCGTGCTGACGGTGCTGCTGAGCGGGCTGTGGGCCTTTTCCACCGGCCGCTATGGCGGCGCCACCCGGCCGATGCTGCCGGTCGAGCCGGTGGTTCTGATCGGATGGGTCATGCTGATGGTCGCGACCGCCTGCATGGTCGCATTCCACCGTCTGCGCATCCTGGCGCTGGTCCTGGTGGGCATCATCGGGCTGATGGTATCCTGCGCCTTTGTCTATCTGTCGGCCCCGGATCTGGCGTTGACCCAGATCTCGGTCGAGGTGGTGACGGTGATCCTGCTGTTGCTGGCGCTGAACTTCCTGCCGAAGTTCACCATCGTGGACAGCGCCGACAGCAAGCGCGGGCTGGATGCCTTCATCGCCGTGGCTGCCGGGCTGGGCTTCGGGGCGCTGGCCTATGTGGTGATGCGCAGCGGCTTCGCCTTTCCGACGATTTCGGACTACATGCTGGCCAACAGCTACAAGCTGGGCGGCGGCACCAATGTGGTCAACGTCATCCTGGTCGATTTCCGCGGCTATGACACCTTTGGCGAGATCACCGTGCTGGGCATCGCGGCGCTGACCATCTTTGCGCTGACCGAAAACCTGTTCCAGGGCCGTTCGGGGGCGCGGTTGCGCAACTGGTCGCACGACAGCCGCCGCGCGGGCGAACGTCATCCGCTGATGCTGGTGGTGCCGACGCGGCTGGTGCTGCCCTTCCTGCTGGTGATCGGCATCTACATCTTCCTGCGCGGGCACAACATGCCGGGCGGCGGCTTTATCGCCGGTCTGGTGGTGTCGGTGGCGCTGGTATCGCAATACATGGCCTCGGGCTATGAATGGGCCGAACAGCGCCAGCGCATCAATTACCACGCGCTGATCGGGGCGGGGGTGATCGCTGCGGGGGTGACCGGCATCGGGGCATGGTTCTTCGACCGGCCGTTCCTGACCTCGGCCTTCGGCTATGTGAAGCTGCCCGGGATCGAGAAGTTCGAACTGGCCTCGGCCATGGGCTTCGACCTGGGCGTTTTTCTGTGCGTGCTGGGCGCGGTGATGCTGGCGCTGAACTCGCTGGCGCGGATCGCGCGGCAGGCGCGCGGCGAGGCGGAGGTGCGCTGA
- the ruvC gene encoding crossover junction endodeoxyribonuclease RuvC, protein MKIIGIDPGLRNMGWGVIAVDGPRMRHLGNGIVHSEGDDLGARLSALYRGLCAVIARHRPDSAAVEQTFVNKDAVGTLKLGQARGIALLAPAEAGLSIGEYAPNAVKKTVVGVGHAGKEQIQHMVGFLLPGVEFAGPDAADALAVAICHAHHLQGRSLRIKVRA, encoded by the coding sequence ATGAAGATCATCGGCATAGACCCCGGATTGCGCAACATGGGATGGGGCGTGATCGCCGTGGACGGGCCACGGATGCGGCACCTTGGCAATGGTATCGTCCATTCCGAGGGGGACGATCTGGGGGCCAGGCTGTCGGCGCTGTATCGCGGGCTGTGCGCGGTCATCGCCCGGCACCGTCCCGACAGCGCCGCCGTCGAGCAGACCTTTGTCAACAAGGACGCTGTCGGCACGCTGAAGCTGGGTCAGGCGCGCGGGATCGCGCTGCTCGCCCCGGCCGAGGCCGGGCTGAGCATTGGCGAATACGCCCCCAATGCGGTGAAAAAGACCGTGGTCGGCGTCGGCCATGCCGGCAAGGAACAGATCCAGCATATGGTCGGCTTTCTGCTGCCCGGGGTGGAATTTGCCGGCCCCGATGCCGCCGATGCCCTGGCGGTGGCCATCTGTCACGCCCATCACCTGCAGGGCCGCAGCTTGCGCATCAAGGTGCGGGCATGA
- the ruvA gene encoding Holliday junction branch migration protein RuvA → MIGRIAGTILHRAQDHVLIDVRGVGYIVHVSERTAAALPPAGQAVALYTELLVREDLLQLFGFPTLVEKEWHRLLISVQGVGARVSLAILGTLGPDGLGRALALGDWSALRRAPGVGPKLAQRVVMELKDKAPAIMSLGGGLSVDPGPLTDDQDAPAPAARPATPAAPAAATAQATAEALSALGNLGYAPSEAAAAVAEAAGREPQATTATLIRAALRLLAPKE, encoded by the coding sequence ATGATCGGTCGCATCGCCGGAACCATCCTGCACCGGGCTCAGGACCATGTGCTGATCGACGTGCGCGGCGTCGGCTATATCGTGCATGTCAGCGAACGCACCGCCGCGGCGCTGCCCCCGGCGGGCCAGGCGGTGGCGCTTTATACCGAATTGCTGGTGCGCGAGGATCTGTTGCAACTGTTCGGCTTTCCGACGCTGGTGGAAAAGGAATGGCACCGGCTGCTGATCTCGGTCCAGGGGGTGGGGGCCCGGGTCTCGCTGGCGATCCTGGGCACGCTGGGCCCGGACGGTCTGGGCCGGGCGCTGGCACTGGGCGACTGGTCGGCGCTGCGCCGCGCGCCCGGCGTCGGGCCCAAGCTGGCGCAGCGCGTGGTGATGGAACTGAAGGACAAGGCGCCCGCGATCATGTCGCTGGGCGGCGGGCTCAGCGTCGATCCCGGCCCGCTGACCGATGACCAGGATGCACCCGCGCCGGCCGCGCGGCCCGCAACGCCCGCCGCACCGGCCGCCGCAACGGCGCAGGCCACGGCCGAAGCCCTCTCGGCGCTGGGAAATCTGGGCTATGCTCCGTCCGAGGCCGCCGCCGCGGTGGCCGAGGCCGCCGGCCGGGAACCCCAGGCCACGACGGCGACGTTGATCCGCGCAGCCCTGCGGCTGCTGGCGCCGAAGGAGTGA
- the htpX gene encoding zinc metalloprotease HtpX has product MNGNMRTFVLMAALTALVMAMGWLLGGQGGAVIALVMAGAGNLFAWWNSDKMVLRQQGAHLVTRQQAPELVDMVAELAQRAQLPMPKVYVLETDQPNAFATGRNPENAAVAVTQGIMRVLDRDELAGVIAHELAHIKNRDTLTMTVTATMAGAIAMLGNMMMFSSMLGGREDNRGGGLGALLAMIFAPMAAGLVQMAISRTREYEADREGAQICGQPLALAAALAKIARAAGRVVNIPAERNPASAAMFIINPLHAMRMDRLFATHPPTEERIARLQAMAGGGTGGRGPGAAYAPSRIPAAGGREPSGPWGGA; this is encoded by the coding sequence ATGAACGGAAACATGCGCACCTTTGTGTTGATGGCGGCCCTGACCGCGCTGGTCATGGCCATGGGTTGGCTGCTGGGCGGCCAGGGCGGCGCAGTCATCGCGCTGGTCATGGCGGGGGCGGGCAACCTGTTTGCGTGGTGGAACAGCGACAAGATGGTGCTGCGCCAGCAGGGCGCGCATCTGGTCACCCGCCAGCAGGCCCCCGAACTGGTCGATATGGTGGCGGAACTGGCGCAGCGCGCCCAGTTGCCCATGCCCAAGGTCTATGTGCTGGAAACCGACCAACCGAACGCCTTCGCCACCGGCCGCAACCCGGAAAACGCCGCCGTCGCCGTGACCCAGGGCATCATGCGGGTGCTGGACCGCGACGAGCTGGCCGGGGTGATCGCCCATGAGCTTGCCCATATCAAGAACCGCGACACCCTGACGATGACCGTCACCGCCACCATGGCCGGGGCCATCGCCATGCTGGGGAACATGATGATGTTCTCGTCGATGCTGGGCGGGCGCGAGGACAATCGCGGCGGCGGGCTGGGGGCGCTGCTGGCGATGATCTTTGCCCCGATGGCGGCGGGACTGGTGCAGATGGCGATCTCGCGCACCCGCGAATACGAAGCCGATCGCGAAGGCGCACAGATCTGCGGCCAGCCGCTGGCCCTGGCCGCTGCCCTGGCCAAGATCGCCCGCGCCGCCGGCCGGGTCGTCAATATCCCGGCCGAACGCAACCCGGCCTCGGCCGCAATGTTCATCATCAACCCGTTGCATGCGATGCGGATGGACCGGCTGTTCGCCACCCACCCCCCGACCGAGGAACGCATCGCTCGGCTGCAGGCCATGGCCGGCGGCGGCACGGGCGGGCGCGGCCCCGGCGCGGCCTATGCGCCCTCGCGCATCCCCGCCGCGGGCGGGCGCGAGCCTTCGGGGCCTTGGGGGGGTGCATGA